In Methanoculleus sp. SDB, a single window of DNA contains:
- a CDS encoding 50S ribosomal protein L3, whose protein sequence is MGTVSRPRRGSLAYSPRKRAKSPVPRYGAWPEHTGEPVLQGFAGYKVGMTHVIMVDDHHYSPTEGKDIMVPVTIVEIPPMKAAAVRVYSKDTYGKHALAEAWAASLDTSLENRITLPKKHSTEDALAAIRKAAESGDIVEVFVLTYTQPALITGVPKKVPDLMEMRVAGGSIDERIEYAASLLGQEIEMGSIIKTGQYVDITAITTGKGTQGPVKRWGIQVRKHKHSRGGKKRHIGNLGPWTPHHVRWQVPQVGQMGYQQRTEFNKRVLKIGEKSDNVNPDGGFLHYGLVRNRYVMIKGSIPGPVKRLIRIRPAIRQHEHVERIPAIQYVSLRSMQG, encoded by the coding sequence ATGGGAACAGTATCAAGACCGCGCAGGGGTTCGCTTGCGTACAGTCCCCGGAAACGTGCAAAAAGCCCGGTGCCACGGTACGGCGCATGGCCTGAGCATACGGGAGAACCGGTACTGCAGGGATTTGCAGGATATAAGGTTGGGATGACGCATGTCATCATGGTCGACGACCATCACTACAGCCCGACCGAAGGCAAGGATATCATGGTCCCGGTCACGATTGTCGAGATTCCTCCGATGAAGGCGGCGGCAGTCAGGGTGTATTCGAAGGATACCTACGGCAAGCATGCACTGGCCGAGGCATGGGCGGCGTCGCTCGATACATCACTCGAAAACCGGATCACGCTTCCGAAGAAACACAGTACCGAGGACGCACTTGCGGCAATCCGGAAGGCTGCGGAAAGCGGAGATATCGTCGAGGTCTTTGTCCTGACCTATACCCAGCCCGCCCTGATTACCGGGGTGCCGAAGAAGGTACCCGATCTGATGGAAATGCGGGTCGCAGGCGGAAGCATCGACGAGCGGATCGAGTATGCAGCCTCCCTCCTCGGGCAGGAGATCGAGATGGGATCCATCATCAAGACCGGCCAGTATGTCGATATCACCGCGATTACCACCGGGAAGGGAACGCAGGGTCCTGTCAAGAGATGGGGCATTCAGGTCCGGAAACACAAGCATTCCCGTGGCGGAAAAAAGCGCCACATCGGCAACCTGGGTCCGTGGACCCCGCACCACGTCCGGTGGCAGGTGCCGCAGGTCGGCCAGATGGGGTACCAGCAGCGGACCGAGTTCAACAAGCGCGTCCTGAAGATCGGCGAAAAAAGCGACAACGTCAATCCTGACGGAGGATTCCTCCACTACGGCCTTGTGCGCAACCGGTATGTGATGATCAAGGGATCCATCCCGGGCCCGGTAAAGCGTCTCATCCGCATCAGGCCGGCCATACGCCAGCACGAACATGTCGAACGCATTCCCGCAATCCAGTATGTGAGTCTGCGGAGCATGCAGGGGTGA
- a CDS encoding transcriptional regulator — MKEGLLTERQKEVLRYRKKGLTQQQIADLISTSKANVCTIEKAAFENIRKAKETLEFLYTLDAAHLCTIKAGTDLLDAAKEIFTSAETMGIKVKYDTISLANRLRESNPERFRARYIREDIDVYINAEGELYFG, encoded by the coding sequence ATGAAAGAGGGGCTACTTACCGAACGGCAGAAGGAAGTATTGCGGTACCGGAAGAAGGGCTTGACGCAGCAACAGATTGCTGACCTGATTTCGACATCGAAGGCAAATGTCTGCACAATCGAAAAAGCCGCTTTCGAAAATATTCGAAAAGCGAAGGAAACGCTTGAATTCCTCTATACGCTTGATGCTGCACATCTGTGCACGATTAAAGCCGGTACAGACCTTCTCGATGCGGCAAAAGAGATCTTCACGTCGGCTGAAACCATGGGCATTAAGGTCAAATATGATACCATCAGCCTCGCAAACCGGCTGCGGGAATCAAACCCCGAAAGGTTCCGTGCCCGGTATATCCGTGAGGATATTGATGTGTACATCAACGCCGAAGGCGAGCTCTACTTCGGATGA